CGCTCAAGCTGAAATAACCGGCGTCGCCTTTGTACGGGCAATGGCTTTGATGCGTGGTCTTTTCGTAATGTTCAATCGAAATATCTGAACGGGGCAGGTAGATAGCCGGCGGGTAGCTGGCCTCGTTGAGTTGCAGCGCGTTGCTGCTCTTGGCCACGAGCGTGCCATTGAACAGCACGCTGACCTCACGGTTGAGCGGGGTGATGGTGATTGGATGATCGGGGCCTGGCGTTTTCATAGCAGTAAACCTTCGTTGGGGGTAGGCGAAATGAACAGTGGAGACTAGTACAGCCAAGCGACCCGGTCGGGTGTCGGCGAGGATGAACGTCAATGCGCCTGAATTCAGGGTCAGCAGGCACTCAATCAGTAGGCACCCAAGTTGCCACTATTTACTACGCTCAATTGCATGCGCCACAGCAGCATCGCCTGCACCGCCTCACGCTAACTTAATGAGATGCCGTGCGTTCGTGAGTATTATCGTCCCGCTGAAGGTCTCAGAAACGAATTCGTCAGGGCTGCTCAATGAGCGACAAGTACAAGCCCCACGACTGGGCGCCCCACGAGCGACCGACGTTGCCGGGGTCTCCCTCGACTCCGTTGCATCCCACGCCCAAGCGTCTGGCGTTTGCGCTCGTCGGGGTTATCGTTGCACTTACGGGTGGCCTGGGCAATGCGCTGGTGGTCGCCAACCTGCCTTATCTGCAAGGTCCGCTCGGCGCCACGCAGGCGGAAATCGCCTGGCTGCCGGCCGCTTATGTCATGACCAACGTGTCGATGAACCTGCTGCTGGTGAAGTTTCGGCAACAATTCGGGCTGCGTGCGTTCACCGAAGTGTTTTTGGTGCTCTACGCCCTGGTGACCTTCGCTCATTTGTTCGTCAACGATCTCAACTCAGCCATTGCAGTGCGTGCGGCACACGGCATGGTGGGCGCTGCGTTGAGTTCGCTCGGGCTGTATTACATGATCCAGGCCTTCCCGCAGAAGTGGCGGATGAAGGCGCTGGTCCTGGGACTGGGCACCGCTCAATTGGCGATTCCGCTGGCGAGGCTGGTGTCTGAAGACCTGTTGGAAATCGCTGAATGGCGCGGGTTGTACTTGTTTGAGTTGGGTATGTGCCTGCTGTCGCTTGGCTGCGTGCTGACGCTGAAGTTGCCGCCCGGCGACCGTTTCAAGGCCTTCGAGCCGCTGGATTTTCTGACCTTCGCATTGCTGGCCACAGGCTTTGCACTGCTCTGCGCAGCCCTGTCACTGGGGCGCATCGAATGGTGGTTCGAGGCGCCGTGGATAGGCATGGCGCTGGCCGGCTCAATCGCGCTGATCGCGGCGGGGCTTGCCATTGAGCACAATCGCCAGCGCCCGCTGCTGATCACGCGATGGTTGGGCAGCGGCCGCATTGTGCGCCTGGCGCTGGGGGTGATTCTGTCGCGCATCGTGCTGTCCGAGCAGGCCACAGGTGCAGTGGGGTTTCTGCAAAACCTCAACATGGGCAGCGAGCAACTGCACACGCTGTATTTGTTCATGCTGCTGGGCAGCGTGGCCGGGTTGCTGGTCAGTGCGTTGACCATCAACCCGCAGCACCTGTTGCTGCCGCTGATCATCGCGTTGGCGTTCATGGCCACAGGTTCGCTGATGGACAGCTTCTCGACCAGCCTGACCCGGCAGTCGAACATGTATTTCAGCCAGTTCCTGCTGGCGTTCGGGGGCACTTTCTTTCTGGGGCCGACTTTGTTGCTGGGCATCAGCGGGGTGATCGGCAATCCGCGCAACATGGTCAGTTTCTCGGTGCTGTTCGGGATCACCCAGAGCGTCGGCGGCCTGATCGGCTCCTCGTTGCTCGGTACGTTCCAGGTGGTACGGGAAAAATTTCATTCCAGCCACATCGTCGAGCACCTCTCGCTGCTCAATCCGCTCATGCAGTCGCGTTTGCAAAGCGCCAGCGGGGCTTACACGTCTGCGCTGACCGACCTGGCTGCGCAGAACAGTCAGGGCATTCGCTCGCTGGCCGCCATCGCCACCCGTGAGGCCAATGTGTTGGCCTACAACGACGTATTCATGCTGATTGCGGTGATTGCCGTGCTGACGATGATCTGGATCAGTACCCGCGCCATATGGCTCTGGATGACCACTGAACCCGTTGCACCCTTTACCCCGAACTTACCGACATCTGCTGCTCAACCCAATGGCGCCCAACCTTCATGACCGAACCGACCACGTCGCCGTCAGGCAATGCTGAAACGTCCACCGCCCAGGCCTCGCAAGGGCCTCCACCTGCGCCAGCGGCGATGCCGGCAACCAACAAGCCACGTTCGGCGCGGGTCCGGCTGGTGTCGTCGATCCTGTTTGGCGGCATTGCCCTTGCCGGTATTTTGATCGTGCTTTACGCGTGGCAACTGCCGCCGTTCAGCAGCCCCATCGAGAGCACGGAAAATGCGCTGGTGCGCGGGCAGACCACGTTCATCGGGCCGCAATTGAGTGGCTACGTCTACGAAGTCCCGGTGCAGGATTATCAATGGGTCAAGCAGGGTGATCTGCTGGTGCGCATCGACGACCGCATCTATCAGCAACGTCTGGATCAGGGTTTGGCGCAGTTGGGCATGCAAAAGGCCGCGCTGGCCAACAATATGCAACAACGGCGCAGTGCCGAAGCGACGATTCTGCAACGCCAGGCAGCGGTGGAGAGTGCCATCGCTCAGGGCCAGAAGGCAGCCGCCGACTTTAAGCGCAATAGTTTGCTGATCAGTGACGGTTCGGTTTCCAAGAGCGAACTCGGCGTGACGCGTGCCGCCGATGCACAGGCCAAGGCTGCCGTGGCGGAGGCCAGGGCGACGCTCGAGATTTCTCGCCAGGACCTGCAGACCGTCATCGTCAATCGTGGTTCGCTGGAGGCTTCCGTGCAAAACGCCGAGGCGGCAATCGAGCTGGCTCGTATTGATTTGAGCAATACGCGCATCACCGCGCCGCGAGACGGTCAGTTGGGGCAGATCAGCGTCCGGTTGGGCGCTTACGTCAACACCGGTGCGCAGTTGATGGCGGTGGTGCCGCGTCCGCGCTGGATCATCGCCAACATGAAGGAAACCCAGATGGCCAATGTGCGTTTGGGTCAGCCGGTGACGTTCACCGTCGATGCGCTTGAAAACCGCAAGATGCACGGTCGCGTGCAGCGGATTTCGCCGGCTGCCGGATCGGAGTTCAGCCTGTTGCCAGCCGACAACGCCACCGGCAACTTTGTGAAGATAGCCCAGCGCATCCCTGTGCGAATTACCGTGGATGACGACCAGACCGACGTTGATCGCTTGCGGCCGGGCATGTCCGTGGTTGTCAGCATCGACACCAGCCAGGACGGCGACGTGCCGCCCGATCCCGTGGACGGGACGGTTGAAAAAAATAAGTAACTGATTTTAAAGATATAAAAAGCTCTACATCTGCTCGCAATCAATGTAGAAGCGCACGAGCACCGCGAGGCCGCGATGGGCTGCGCAGCAGCCCCAACACCAGACGCCTCGGTTGTACCTGAAACACCGCATGCGCAGGGTTTACTGCCGGTGCCCGGCAGATCGCGAACAAGTTCACTCCTACAGCCTCCGGGCAGAAGCAAAATCCCGAGGACGCCGCAAGTCCCTGCCCATGATCCAGGGTCGTCAATGAACATGTGGGAGGGAGCTTGCTCGCGATGAGGTCCGTTCAGCCTCAGGTCACTCAGCTATTCCACAGCTGTTTGCCGAGGAACGTCAGGGTCCGGTCCCACGCCAGTTGCGCCCAGACCGGGTCGTACTGGGTGGCAGCGATGCGCCCGAAGCCGACGGCGGTTTCGTTGGCGAAGGCGTGGTGTGCGAGGTAGCGATGGAACTCGGCATCGACGCCGCCTTCGCTCAATTTCGTTTCCAGTGCGTCAACTGTTTCTGCCGGGAAGAACAGATCCTGCGTCGCCCAATGCGCCAGAACCGGTGCTTTGATTGCGCTGGCGTCCAGGTATTCCAGTGGCGGGCAGCCGTACCAGACCACCCCGGCAGAAATCTCCGGGATCGCATTCAGCGCCAGCAGGGTCAGCGCACCGCCCATGCAGAACCCGGTCACTGCGACCTTGGGGGTGTAGCCATTGAGGTATTGAACGGCGCCGCGAATGTCCTGGCTGGCGGCATCGCTGAAGTCCAGAGCGTCCATCAGGTGATGGGCTTCCTCTTCCTCCACCGTGGATTTGCCGCGATACAGATCAGGCACCAGCGCCAGATACCCCGAGGCCGCCAGCCGGTCGGCGACGCCGCGAATCTGGTCGTTCAAGCCCCACCATTCCTGAATCACCACAACGGCCGGAGCGCCCTCGGTTTTTTCCGGACTGGCCAGATAACCGCTGACTTCTTTGCCGTCAGGACGGCGGTAGGTGATGGTTTTTCCAGTGCTGGGGAGGACAGATGCGTGAGTCATGTTGATCTCCTGTTGATACAAGCCGGATGGATAAAAAGCTTTCGCAGCATACAGACAGGCGGGTGATAAAACAGTGCCGCCGCAGGCATCTCTGGCGCCTTCGGCTCCATGCCAGCGCTCGCACGGGCAGGGTTCGCTCTAGACACACTCCCGTTGTCAGCCATGCGCAAATCTCACCCTTGAGCGATACGCTCCACCAGCGTGTAGACTTTCGCCCTTGCAATCTCGGGCCCCGCGCCGGCGCGCGCAGCACATTGCCCAGGAAGAGAACCGCCAGATCAAACTGGTCGCGATTTCAGCGTTGGCGGCCGGGCTGCTGCCTGTCGCGTTATCGCGGCTGCCTGAACACTTGCGCCCGCATCAGATCCAGCTGCAAAGCATGTCCCCGGAAAACGTAGTGCAGGCGGTGTTGAGCAAGACCATGGACCTGGGCGCAGTGAGCCTGCCGCTTGAACACCGCGGCCTGGACATTCACTGGATCGGCGAAGCGCCATGCGTGGCAGTGCTGCCGGCCGACTCGGAACTGGCGGCGCACGCCGTGCTCTCGATGGAGGTGCTGGTACAGCAGACGCTGATCACCATGGCCAACCCGTACCGTTTTCGCCGGCGCATCGACAAAGCCTTTCAGGACGCCGGGGGCGAGCCGCCGCGCATGCTCGACACCAACACGTCACTGATCGCCATGCAGATGGCCCGCGTGGGGCTGGGCGTCGCGCTGGTCGATCCGTTCACGGCCATGGGCCTGAGCACCGCCGAGGTCGTGGTGCTGGCGCAGCTGGTTGCGTTTCTTTCCTACCAAATGCGTCTGGCCGCCGGGCTGGGCGCGTTGCTGTCCGCTGGAGCAGCCCAATGAGCGAGCTTATCGACAGCCACGGTTTCACCAATCAGGTGCTGGGCTGGAAGGCCTGGTTGCCGACGGTTGACCTGAACACGGCCAGCGCAGAGCAGGTGGCGGTGCTGGAGGAGAGTCATCCGCAGGCCAAGACTTCGGATTATTACCTGACCCTGGCCCACCATCCGGACATCCTTCGTCAGCGCTCACTGGCCTTCAACGCCATCATGTACGCGCCAGGTGGTTTGTCGCGTGCGGAGCGAGAACTGGCGAGCACGGTGGTTTCGCGGATCAATCGTTGCGTGTATTGCGCTTCGGTGCATGCGCAACGGTTTGAGCAACTGGCCAAGCGTAATGACGTGATCAAGGAGGTCTTCGCGGACCCAGCAACGGCGGGCACCACGTCACGTGAGAAAGCCATCGTGCAGTTCGCCATCGACCTGACGCGCGAACCTGCCTCGCTCAACGCCACGCATATTCAGGCGCTGCGCGAACAGGGGCTGGACGATGCACACGTGCTGGACCTCATCCACGCCATCGCGATTTTCGCCTGGGCCAATCGCTTGATGCTGAACCTGGGCAAGCCGGTGTTTCCTGAGGGTCAAAGCGCTTCGTAGGCTGGATGTCCTGACTCGATGTATGTGCCGTACGACGCTTCCGGTAGAACCTGACGAGGTCACGAAGGATGCGATTCGATACACCTGACCAACCGCATCGCGGCCTCGCGCTGGCTCGTCAACGCCTACAAAAGCGATGCGGTGCATACCGACTTGTTGGAGCGCGGCTTGCCCGCGAAGCTTTTGATTCTGCCCGGAGGGCGTGGGAGTTCAGCTTGCTGACGATCTGCTGCGAAGCGGCAGCAAGACCAGCGAATGCGGTGTTTCAGGTGCAACGTGGGCGCAGTTTCAGGGCCGCTTCGCACCCCATCGCGGCCTCGCGTTGCTCTCCTACAGGCGAGACGCCGACATGGGTTGAATCAATCCCGGCGCCTCGCGAATAAATTCGCGCCTACGGATTCTGTGTCCGGCCGCGATAACCCAATCCCCTCCCATGTCGCCAATCACACTATCCTCTGGCACACCCCGTTTTCTGGATTGCGCCTCGATGCTGCAAAAAAGCCTCATACGCCGCCTTGATTTGATCACCCTGCAAGTGTTCGTTGCCGTTCATGAGGAGG
The DNA window shown above is from Pseudomonas sp. BSw22131 and carries:
- a CDS encoding HlyD family secretion protein, with product MPATNKPRSARVRLVSSILFGGIALAGILIVLYAWQLPPFSSPIESTENALVRGQTTFIGPQLSGYVYEVPVQDYQWVKQGDLLVRIDDRIYQQRLDQGLAQLGMQKAALANNMQQRRSAEATILQRQAAVESAIAQGQKAAADFKRNSLLISDGSVSKSELGVTRAADAQAKAAVAEARATLEISRQDLQTVIVNRGSLEASVQNAEAAIELARIDLSNTRITAPRDGQLGQISVRLGAYVNTGAQLMAVVPRPRWIIANMKETQMANVRLGQPVTFTVDALENRKMHGRVQRISPAAGSEFSLLPADNATGNFVKIAQRIPVRITVDDDQTDVDRLRPGMSVVVSIDTSQDGDVPPDPVDGTVEKNK
- a CDS encoding MFS transporter, translated to MSDKYKPHDWAPHERPTLPGSPSTPLHPTPKRLAFALVGVIVALTGGLGNALVVANLPYLQGPLGATQAEIAWLPAAYVMTNVSMNLLLVKFRQQFGLRAFTEVFLVLYALVTFAHLFVNDLNSAIAVRAAHGMVGAALSSLGLYYMIQAFPQKWRMKALVLGLGTAQLAIPLARLVSEDLLEIAEWRGLYLFELGMCLLSLGCVLTLKLPPGDRFKAFEPLDFLTFALLATGFALLCAALSLGRIEWWFEAPWIGMALAGSIALIAAGLAIEHNRQRPLLITRWLGSGRIVRLALGVILSRIVLSEQATGAVGFLQNLNMGSEQLHTLYLFMLLGSVAGLLVSALTINPQHLLLPLIIALAFMATGSLMDSFSTSLTRQSNMYFSQFLLAFGGTFFLGPTLLLGISGVIGNPRNMVSFSVLFGITQSVGGLIGSSLLGTFQVVREKFHSSHIVEHLSLLNPLMQSRLQSASGAYTSALTDLAAQNSQGIRSLAAIATREANVLAYNDVFMLIAVIAVLTMIWISTRAIWLWMTTEPVAPFTPNLPTSAAQPNGAQPS
- a CDS encoding DUF427 domain-containing protein, with amino-acid sequence MKTPGPDHPITITPLNREVSVLFNGTLVAKSSNALQLNEASYPPAIYLPRSDISIEHYEKTTHQSHCPYKGDAGYFSLSAGGETAANAVWTYENAYPAVKAIEGHVAFYTNKVSIQID
- a CDS encoding LysR substrate-binding domain-containing protein, with the protein product MQSRAPRRRAQHIAQEENRQIKLVAISALAAGLLPVALSRLPEHLRPHQIQLQSMSPENVVQAVLSKTMDLGAVSLPLEHRGLDIHWIGEAPCVAVLPADSELAAHAVLSMEVLVQQTLITMANPYRFRRRIDKAFQDAGGEPPRMLDTNTSLIAMQMARVGLGVALVDPFTAMGLSTAEVVVLAQLVAFLSYQMRLAAGLGALLSAGAAQ
- a CDS encoding peroxidase-related enzyme (This protein belongs to a clade of uncharacterized proteins related to peroxidases such as the alkylhydroperoxidase AhpD.) → MSELIDSHGFTNQVLGWKAWLPTVDLNTASAEQVAVLEESHPQAKTSDYYLTLAHHPDILRQRSLAFNAIMYAPGGLSRAERELASTVVSRINRCVYCASVHAQRFEQLAKRNDVIKEVFADPATAGTTSREKAIVQFAIDLTREPASLNATHIQALREQGLDDAHVLDLIHAIAIFAWANRLMLNLGKPVFPEGQSAS
- a CDS encoding dienelactone hydrolase family protein gives rise to the protein MTHASVLPSTGKTITYRRPDGKEVSGYLASPEKTEGAPAVVVIQEWWGLNDQIRGVADRLAASGYLALVPDLYRGKSTVEEEEAHHLMDALDFSDAASQDIRGAVQYLNGYTPKVAVTGFCMGGALTLLALNAIPEISAGVVWYGCPPLEYLDASAIKAPVLAHWATQDLFFPAETVDALETKLSEGGVDAEFHRYLAHHAFANETAVGFGRIAATQYDPVWAQLAWDRTLTFLGKQLWNS